In Rhizobium sp. N324, a single genomic region encodes these proteins:
- a CDS encoding YitT family protein — MTQLINALGFWNTSATRHAPIEDVQGIFSGSLVAALGLYVLASAGLLTGSTAGVAFLLHYAFGVNFGLAFFLLNLPFFWLSWKRLGMAFTIKTFVAIGLTSVLSDVQSRFFSISSIHPAWAALLGGLLLGFGVLALYRHRASLGGVGILGVYLQERFGIRAGLVQLAIDLCVLAAAFFVTTPPTVFYSVLGAVVLNLFVAINHRADRYIAL; from the coding sequence ATGACACAGCTCATCAATGCCCTTGGCTTCTGGAATACCAGCGCCACGCGCCATGCCCCGATCGAGGATGTGCAGGGCATCTTCTCCGGCAGCCTGGTCGCCGCACTCGGCCTCTACGTGCTCGCCAGCGCCGGGCTTCTCACAGGCAGCACCGCCGGTGTGGCCTTCCTTCTGCATTATGCTTTCGGCGTCAATTTCGGTCTTGCCTTCTTCCTGCTCAACCTGCCGTTCTTTTGGCTGTCGTGGAAGCGTCTCGGCATGGCTTTCACCATCAAGACTTTCGTCGCCATCGGCCTGACCTCGGTGCTATCAGACGTGCAGTCGCGCTTCTTCTCCATTTCGAGCATCCATCCGGCCTGGGCCGCCCTTCTCGGCGGCCTGTTGCTCGGCTTCGGCGTGCTGGCGCTCTATCGCCACCGCGCCAGCCTCGGCGGCGTCGGCATTCTCGGAGTCTATCTGCAGGAGCGGTTCGGCATCCGCGCCGGCCTAGTCCAGCTCGCCATCGACCTCTGCGTGCTCGCCGCCGCCTTCTTCGTCACCACGCCGCCCACCGTCTTCTATTCCGTCCTCGGCGCCGTCGTCCTCAACCTCTTCGTCGCCATCAACCACCGCGCCGACAGGTACATCGCGCTCTGA
- a CDS encoding carboxymuconolactone decarboxylase family protein, producing MQPRFNFAKAAPDAYKAVAALEQYVQSSGLERRFIHLIKLRASQINGCAYCVDMHVKEARHDGLSEQWINLMCVWRESPVYDARERALLGWVDAVTNIAKTGAPDADYETLKAHFSEEEMTKITVAIGAINIWNRLAVGFRSQHPIDAAVKAA from the coding sequence ATGCAACCGCGTTTCAACTTCGCCAAAGCCGCCCCCGATGCCTACAAGGCGGTCGCCGCACTCGAGCAATATGTCCAGTCTTCCGGGCTGGAGCGCCGCTTCATCCATCTGATCAAGCTGCGCGCCTCGCAGATCAACGGCTGCGCCTATTGCGTCGACATGCATGTGAAGGAAGCCCGCCACGACGGGCTCTCCGAGCAATGGATCAACCTGATGTGCGTCTGGCGGGAATCGCCGGTTTATGACGCCCGCGAACGCGCCCTGCTCGGCTGGGTCGACGCCGTGACGAATATCGCCAAGACGGGCGCGCCGGACGCCGATTACGAGACGCTGAAGGCGCATTTCTCCGAAGAGGAGATGACGAAGATCACCGTGGCGATCGGCGCGATCAACATCTGGAACCGGCTGGCGGTCGGCTTCCGCTCGCAGCATCCGATCGATGCAGCAGTGAAAGCAGCTTGA
- a CDS encoding RrF2 family transcriptional regulator codes for MKMSDGVEQAIHSVAMLSGLSEGGVLSAAALAEFHGVSTSYLLKHLQALSGAGILDTVPGPKGGYRLAKAAEEISLLDILLAVEGPAPAFRCAEIRQRGPNPVSDRFFAKPCNISAAMLRAERVYRAELAKTSIADLGIELNALDDGSIAARGCAFLEIHERKTAR; via the coding sequence ATGAAGATGAGCGATGGCGTCGAGCAGGCCATTCACAGCGTTGCGATGCTTTCCGGCCTTTCCGAGGGCGGCGTGCTGTCGGCCGCGGCCCTGGCGGAATTCCACGGGGTGTCGACGAGCTATCTGTTGAAACATCTGCAGGCGCTGTCTGGCGCCGGCATCCTCGATACCGTGCCGGGGCCGAAAGGCGGATACCGGCTGGCAAAGGCGGCGGAAGAGATTTCGCTGCTCGATATTCTGCTCGCGGTCGAAGGACCGGCGCCGGCGTTCCGCTGCGCCGAAATCCGCCAGCGCGGCCCGAACCCTGTCTCCGATCGCTTCTTTGCCAAGCCCTGCAATATCAGCGCGGCGATGCTCCGGGCAGAACGGGTCTACCGGGCCGAACTCGCCAAAACCAGCATTGCCGATCTCGGCATCGAATTGAATGCCCTCGACGACGGATCGATCGCAGCCAGAGGCTGCGCCTTCCTTGAAATCCATGAACGCAAGACGGCTCGCTGA
- a CDS encoding YitT family protein, whose translation MAANAFTGLLNSSADRHSLFDDAQGIVAGSMLAVLGVSLLSGAGLLAGGTAGLAFLAHYATGFSFGLCFFAVNLPFYYLAFRRMGPAFTIKTFAAIALTSVLSEFVPGFIGIGHVNPIAGALFGGLVIGAGMLALFRHRASLGGIGILALYIQDRLGWRAGLVQLGFDCLILALSFLVASPSIIACSVLGAIVFNLTLAINHRKDRYIAV comes from the coding sequence ATGGCAGCCAACGCCTTTACAGGCCTTCTGAACTCCAGCGCCGACCGCCATTCGCTGTTCGACGACGCCCAGGGCATCGTCGCCGGCAGCATGCTCGCCGTGCTTGGCGTCTCGCTGCTCTCCGGCGCCGGACTGCTTGCCGGCGGCACGGCCGGTCTCGCCTTCCTCGCCCATTATGCGACCGGCTTCAGCTTCGGCCTCTGCTTTTTTGCCGTGAACCTGCCCTTTTATTATCTCGCCTTCCGCCGCATGGGGCCGGCCTTTACCATCAAGACCTTCGCCGCCATCGCGCTGACCTCGGTTCTGTCCGAATTCGTGCCCGGCTTCATCGGCATTGGGCATGTCAATCCTATTGCCGGGGCGCTCTTCGGCGGCCTTGTCATCGGCGCCGGCATGCTGGCGCTCTTCCGGCACCGCGCCAGCCTCGGCGGCATCGGCATCCTCGCCCTCTATATCCAGGATCGTCTCGGCTGGCGCGCCGGCCTCGTCCAGCTCGGCTTCGACTGTCTCATCCTGGCGCTCTCCTTCCTCGTCGCCAGCCCCTCGATCATCGCCTGCTCCGTGCTCGGCGCCATCGTGTTCAACCTCACGCTCGCCATCAACCACCGCAAGGACCGCTATATCGCAGTCTAA